The Paraphotobacterium marinum genome contains a region encoding:
- a CDS encoding inactive transglutaminase family protein, producing the protein MISRTPFYIFILFLIIIGISLTWLRHNLYGVPLLPNTDSDLWDIEAKVELIADGGPTKVILNIPQQQKNYTIIDESTSSPGFGSSFSVDKENNNKTVEWNTREASKKQVLYYKVQILADPYAIHPSQPKPQDNFPEVNFEGVEKNAAQELIDSAQKFSSDPTSLARELIKLLNEKSNQSASLLLKNHSKPKLLTDLLSLSNVHAHIIGVLALEDGRRNQSVVPMLEVWNNSSWQLLDIQTGDLGKPNNYLIWNNANQSLLDVIGGHSSNVSFSMISRDISASNATQLKVKSDNLLNFSIHSLPIEEQTMFKTILLVPIGALLVVFLRLIIGIKTSGTFMPVLIALAFVQTTLLVGVIGFLLLVGTGLIIRSYLSKLNLLLVARISSVIIIVIMIMALFTIVAYKVGLVEGLSISYFPMIILSWTIERMSILWEEEGSKEVLIQGGGSLFTAILVYLAMTNEYVRYLTFNFIGSQFIILAIILILGNYTGYRLSELKRFNHLIKGD; encoded by the coding sequence ATGATATCTAGAACTCCTTTTTATATATTTATATTATTTTTAATCATTATTGGTATTTCCTTAACTTGGCTTAGACACAACTTATATGGTGTACCACTTTTACCTAATACTGATAGTGACTTATGGGATATTGAAGCTAAAGTAGAGCTAATTGCAGATGGTGGACCAACAAAAGTTATTTTGAATATTCCTCAACAACAAAAAAACTATACAATAATAGATGAATCTACTTCATCGCCTGGCTTTGGTAGTTCGTTTAGTGTTGACAAAGAAAATAATAACAAAACTGTTGAATGGAACACCAGAGAAGCCTCAAAAAAACAAGTTCTTTATTATAAGGTTCAAATATTAGCCGACCCATATGCAATTCACCCAAGCCAACCAAAGCCACAGGATAATTTTCCTGAAGTTAACTTTGAAGGTGTAGAAAAAAATGCAGCTCAAGAACTAATCGACTCTGCACAAAAATTCTCTTCTGATCCTACAAGTTTAGCAAGAGAATTAATTAAATTATTAAATGAAAAATCTAATCAAAGTGCTTCGTTACTTCTTAAAAATCATTCAAAACCTAAACTATTGACTGATTTACTTTCCCTCAGTAATGTTCATGCTCACATCATTGGTGTTTTAGCTCTTGAAGATGGTAGAAGAAATCAATCAGTTGTACCTATGTTAGAAGTATGGAATAACTCCAGTTGGCAGCTTCTTGATATACAAACTGGTGATTTAGGTAAACCAAATAATTATTTAATTTGGAACAATGCAAATCAAAGCTTATTAGACGTAATTGGCGGTCACAGTAGTAATGTCAGTTTTTCAATGATCTCAAGAGATATTAGTGCTTCAAATGCAACACAATTAAAAGTAAAGTCTGATAACTTATTAAACTTTTCTATTCATAGTTTACCAATTGAAGAGCAAACAATGTTCAAGACTATATTATTGGTTCCAATTGGTGCTCTATTAGTTGTATTTTTAAGATTAATTATTGGAATAAAAACTTCGGGTACATTCATGCCAGTTTTGATAGCTTTGGCTTTTGTTCAAACTACCCTTCTTGTAGGTGTTATAGGCTTTTTATTACTCGTGGGAACTGGATTAATCATCCGAAGCTATCTTTCTAAACTCAACCTACTTTTAGTAGCCAGGATATCATCGGTCATAATTATCGTAATCATGATTATGGCTTTATTTACTATCGTAGCCTATAAAGTTGGTTTAGTTGAAGGACTTTCAATTTCATACTTCCCAATGATCATTTTATCCTGGACTATCGAAAGAATGTCAATTTTATGGGAAGAAGAAGGTTCAAAAGAAGTATTAATCCAAGGAGGAGGTTCTCTTTTTACAGCAATTTTAGTTTATCTTGCAATGACCAATGAGTATGTAAGATACCTAACCTTTAATTTTATTGGTTCTCAGTTTATTATTTTAGCAATTATCCTAATTTTAGGTAACTATACTGGTTATCGTTTAAGTGAATTGAAAAGATTTAACCACTTAATTAAAGGAGATTAA